The following are encoded together in the Tripterygium wilfordii isolate XIE 37 chromosome 18, ASM1340144v1, whole genome shotgun sequence genome:
- the LOC119983548 gene encoding probable protein phosphatase 2C 71 isoform X4 — MALVWLGSGLLRSGYEMEPFDQILHYVITNLILVLPAGRLLSDHSLHRMADPLFIFQRPFTINTFVFASFPFNSYPRQRRRPLRFLSVRNNHTSPPDVPRIDVISTTELSDGSVLFRFGDASEMAKEKVVEDKKNNNSVADNHRARRSEKLSRDNVGVVDDRGTSEHCDSGKAISTTLEVKLEAENSYVTLHGGKESMKKEDMRPSVATMEDGDAGNVIVEIPESDSVHSVDVIVETDRVESSKKIDDNVALASSSLDEITEGNANSSSTKADASILNAAELPTTRADVSSREEENFTATLFLSSGAASLRHSSEALTGGEDAYFVTHHNWLGIADGAGQWSLEGINVAGLFTHELMKNCEKIVTDDDNISINDPVEALMKSVAVTEAPGSSTALIAFFNGQVLHVANIGDTGFIIVRNGTVVKRSSPIHHEFNFPVRIESGDDPSAVVEEYKINLDEGDIIVTATDGLFDNLYEQEIASIVLRSLKICLKPQEIAEFLAAGAQEVGRSASVRSPFADAAQAAGYAGYRGGKLDNVTVIVSLVQKKSDSHLQ; from the exons ATGGCGTTAGTTTGGTTAGGTTCGGGTCTTTTGAGATCCGGGTACGAAATGGAACCATTTGATCAAATACTACATTACGTCATTACCAACCTTATCCTCGTGCTCCCGGCCGGGAGGTTACTCTCTGATCACTCTCTGCATCGAATGGCCGATCCTCTTTTCATATTCCAGAGGCCTTTCACCATCAACACTTTCGTCTTCGCTTCCTTTCCCTTTAATTCCTATCCGAGACAACGCCGCCGTCCTCTCAGGTTCCTTTCCGTCCGAAACAATCACACGTCCCCGCCCGACGTCCCCCGCATCGACGTCATTTCGACGACTG AGCTTTCTGATGGTAGCGTTTTGTTCCGATTTGGGGATGCAAGCGAGATGGCTAAGGAGAAAGTCGTAGAAGATAAAAAGAATAATAACAGTGTAGCAGATAATCATAGGGCTAGACGGAGCGAGAAATTGTCGAGAGACAACGTTGGAGTGGTTGATGATAGAGGGACATCTGAGCATTGCGATTCTGGAAAAGCTATTTCTACTACTCTTGAAGTGAAATTGGAAGCGGAGAACAGTTATGTGACTCTTCATGGGGGAAAGGAGAGCATGAAGAAGGAAGACATGCGTCCTTCTGTGGCTACCATGGAAGATGGTGATGCGGGCAATGTGATTGTAGAAATTCCAGAGTCAGATTCCGTTCATTCAGTGGATGTAATTGTTGAGACAGATAGAGTTGAGAGTTCCAAAAAG ATAGATGACAATGTGGCTCTTGCTTCAAGCTCATTAGATGAAATTACTGAAGGTAATGCAAATAGCAGCAGTACAAAGGCAGACGCTTCCATTTTGAATGCTGCTGAATTGCCAACCACTAGAGCTGATGTGAGCAG TagggaagaagaaaattttacaGCGACATTGTTCTTGTCTTCGGGTGCTGCTTCATTACGGCATTCCTCTGAG GCATTGACAGGTGGTGAGGATGCTTACTTTGTTACTCACCATAACTGGCTTGGGATTGCTGACGGAGCTGGTCAATGGTCGCTTGAAG GGATTAATGTTGCTGGCCTATTCACTCATGAGCTAATGAAGAACTGCGAAAAAATTGTGACCGATGACGACAACATTTCGATAAATGACCCAGTAGAAGCTCTTATGAAAAGTGTTGCAGTGACAGAGGCTCCTGGATCATCGACCGCATTGATTGCTTTTTTTAATGGTCAG GTTCTTCATGTGGCTAATATTGGAGACACGGGATTTATTATTGTAAGAAATGGCACTGTGGTTAAGAGGTCTTCTCCAATCCATCATGAGTTTAACTTTCCAGTACGGATTGAGAGTGGCGATGATCCTTCAGCAGTTGTAGAG gaatacaaaataaatttggATGAGGGCGATATCATTGTCACTGCTACAGATGGTCTTTTTGACAATCTATATGAGCAAGAAATAGCGTCAATTGTATTGAGGTcattgaaaatttgtttgaaacCTCAG GAAATAGCAGAATTCTTGGCTGCAGGAGCACAAGAGGTCGGTAGGTCCGCCAGTGTGAGGAGTCCGTTTGCGGATGCAGCCCAGGCTGCTGGGTATGCAGGGTACAGGGGTGGCAAGCTTGATAATGTTACTGTTATTGTGTCTTTGGTACAAAAGAAATCCGACTCTCACTTACA GTAG
- the LOC119983549 gene encoding uncharacterized protein LOC119983549 has translation MLVAKSLIKHAILHTHYFHSHSSQHHHNTKHRNTHTLSMAHAMKMKHARSGKTMMGFMCQSSSTAVCMAGGGNSVIVPLRRPSTILEAADNTRLLDNSGKYYTRVVHDSHHRLSSSTTTTLPINNKIRPPAVFVASLKKREQGVHSPRKAPKTTQIDPPPALPSSDNVFQPQVVVMRVSLHCQGCAGKVKKHLSKMEGVTSFSIDLENKRVTVMGHVSPIGVLESIKKVKKAEFWPS, from the exons ATGTTAGTAGCTAAGTCATTAATAAAGCATGCCATACTCCACACACACTACTTCCACTCTCATTCTTCACAACACCACCACAACACAAAACACAGAAACACACACACTCTTTCTATGGCTCATGCTATGAAGATGAAGCATGCAAGGTCAGGCAAGACAATGATGGGGTTCATGTGCCAGTCCTCATCCACTGCAGTGTGCATGGCAGGTGGTGGTAACTCAGTCATTGTTCCATTGAGAAGGCCATCAACAATACTTGAAGCCGCTGATAACACAAGATTACTTGACAATAGTGGCAAGTACTATACAAGGGTGGTTCATGATTCTCATCACAGGCTTAGTAGTAGTACTACTACTACTCTCCCTATTAACAATAAGATCAGACCACCTGCAGTGTTCGTAGCTTCTCTCAAGAAGAGAGAACAAGGTGTCCACTCACCGCGAAAGGCACCGAAGACCACCCAAATTGATCCACCACCAGCACTACCTTCTTCAGACAATGTTTTTCAG CCACAGGTGGTTGTTATGAGAGTTTCTCTCCACTGTCAAGGTTGTGCAGGTAAAGTAAAGAAGCATCTATCTAAGATGGAAG GGGTTACATCGTTCAGCATAGATCTAGAGAACAAGAGGGTGACAGTGATGGGACATGTATCACCAATTGGAGTGTTGGAGAGCATTAAGAAAGTGAAGAAGGCTGAGTTTTGGCCCAGTTGA
- the LOC119983548 gene encoding probable protein phosphatase 2C 71 isoform X2 has product MALVWLGSGLLRSGYEMEPFDQILHYVITNLILVLPAGRLLSDHSLHRMADPLFIFQRPFTINTFVFASFPFNSYPRQRRRPLRFLSVRNNHTSPPDVPRIDVISTTELSDGSVLFRFGDASEMAKEKVVEDKKNNNSVADNHRARRSEKLSRDNVGVVDDRGTSEHCDSGKAISTTLEVKLEAENSYVTLHGGKESMKKEDMRPSVATMEDGDAGNVIVEIPESDSVHSVDVIVETDRVESSKKIDDNVALASSSLDEITEGNANSSSTKADASILNAAELPTTRADVSREEENFTATLFLSSGAASLRHSSEALTGGEDAYFVTHHNWLGIADGAGQWSLEGINVAGLFTHELMKNCEKIVTDDDNISINDPVEALMKSVAVTEAPGSSTALIAFFNGQVLHVANIGDTGFIIVRNGTVVKRSSPIHHEFNFPVRIESGDDPSAVVEEYKINLDEGDIIVTATDGLFDNLYEQEIASIVLRSLKICLKPQEIAEFLAAGAQEVGRSASVRSPFADAAQAAGYAGYRGGKLDNVTVIVSLVQKKSDSHLQQKLLHFFKEDYLGEFLG; this is encoded by the exons ATGGCGTTAGTTTGGTTAGGTTCGGGTCTTTTGAGATCCGGGTACGAAATGGAACCATTTGATCAAATACTACATTACGTCATTACCAACCTTATCCTCGTGCTCCCGGCCGGGAGGTTACTCTCTGATCACTCTCTGCATCGAATGGCCGATCCTCTTTTCATATTCCAGAGGCCTTTCACCATCAACACTTTCGTCTTCGCTTCCTTTCCCTTTAATTCCTATCCGAGACAACGCCGCCGTCCTCTCAGGTTCCTTTCCGTCCGAAACAATCACACGTCCCCGCCCGACGTCCCCCGCATCGACGTCATTTCGACGACTG AGCTTTCTGATGGTAGCGTTTTGTTCCGATTTGGGGATGCAAGCGAGATGGCTAAGGAGAAAGTCGTAGAAGATAAAAAGAATAATAACAGTGTAGCAGATAATCATAGGGCTAGACGGAGCGAGAAATTGTCGAGAGACAACGTTGGAGTGGTTGATGATAGAGGGACATCTGAGCATTGCGATTCTGGAAAAGCTATTTCTACTACTCTTGAAGTGAAATTGGAAGCGGAGAACAGTTATGTGACTCTTCATGGGGGAAAGGAGAGCATGAAGAAGGAAGACATGCGTCCTTCTGTGGCTACCATGGAAGATGGTGATGCGGGCAATGTGATTGTAGAAATTCCAGAGTCAGATTCCGTTCATTCAGTGGATGTAATTGTTGAGACAGATAGAGTTGAGAGTTCCAAAAAG ATAGATGACAATGTGGCTCTTGCTTCAAGCTCATTAGATGAAATTACTGAAGGTAATGCAAATAGCAGCAGTACAAAGGCAGACGCTTCCATTTTGAATGCTGCTGAATTGCCAACCACTAGAGCTGATGTGAGCAG ggaagaagaaaattttacaGCGACATTGTTCTTGTCTTCGGGTGCTGCTTCATTACGGCATTCCTCTGAG GCATTGACAGGTGGTGAGGATGCTTACTTTGTTACTCACCATAACTGGCTTGGGATTGCTGACGGAGCTGGTCAATGGTCGCTTGAAG GGATTAATGTTGCTGGCCTATTCACTCATGAGCTAATGAAGAACTGCGAAAAAATTGTGACCGATGACGACAACATTTCGATAAATGACCCAGTAGAAGCTCTTATGAAAAGTGTTGCAGTGACAGAGGCTCCTGGATCATCGACCGCATTGATTGCTTTTTTTAATGGTCAG GTTCTTCATGTGGCTAATATTGGAGACACGGGATTTATTATTGTAAGAAATGGCACTGTGGTTAAGAGGTCTTCTCCAATCCATCATGAGTTTAACTTTCCAGTACGGATTGAGAGTGGCGATGATCCTTCAGCAGTTGTAGAG gaatacaaaataaatttggATGAGGGCGATATCATTGTCACTGCTACAGATGGTCTTTTTGACAATCTATATGAGCAAGAAATAGCGTCAATTGTATTGAGGTcattgaaaatttgtttgaaacCTCAG GAAATAGCAGAATTCTTGGCTGCAGGAGCACAAGAGGTCGGTAGGTCCGCCAGTGTGAGGAGTCCGTTTGCGGATGCAGCCCAGGCTGCTGGGTATGCAGGGTACAGGGGTGGCAAGCTTGATAATGTTACTGTTATTGTGTCTTTGGTACAAAAGAAATCCGACTCTCACTTACA ACAGAAACTCCTCCATTTCTTTAAAGAAGATTATCTAGGAGAATTTCTAGGATAA
- the LOC119983548 gene encoding probable protein phosphatase 2C 71 isoform X5 produces MALVWLGSGLLRSGYEMEPFDQILHYVITNLILVLPAGRLLSDHSLHRMADPLFIFQRPFTINTFVFASFPFNSYPRQRRRPLRFLSVRNNHTSPPDVPRIDVISTTELSDGSVLFRFGDASEMAKEKVVEDKKNNNSVADNHRARRSEKLSRDNVGVVDDRGTSEHCDSGKAISTTLEVKLEAENSYVTLHGGKESMKKEDMRPSVATMEDGDAGNVIVEIPESDSVHSVDVIVETDRVESSKKIDDNVALASSSLDEITEGNANSSSTKADASILNAAELPTTRADVSSREEENFTATLFLSSGAASLRHSSEALTGGEDAYFVTHHNWLGIADGAGQWSLEGINVAGLFTHELMKNCEKIVTDDDNISINDPVEALMKSVAVTEAPGSSTALIAFFNGQVLHVANIGDTGFIIVRNGTVVKRSSPIHHEFNFPVRIESGDDPSAVVEEIAEFLAAGAQEVGRSASVRSPFADAAQAAGYAGYRGGKLDNVTVIVSLVQKKSDSHLQQKLLHFFKEDYLGEFLG; encoded by the exons ATGGCGTTAGTTTGGTTAGGTTCGGGTCTTTTGAGATCCGGGTACGAAATGGAACCATTTGATCAAATACTACATTACGTCATTACCAACCTTATCCTCGTGCTCCCGGCCGGGAGGTTACTCTCTGATCACTCTCTGCATCGAATGGCCGATCCTCTTTTCATATTCCAGAGGCCTTTCACCATCAACACTTTCGTCTTCGCTTCCTTTCCCTTTAATTCCTATCCGAGACAACGCCGCCGTCCTCTCAGGTTCCTTTCCGTCCGAAACAATCACACGTCCCCGCCCGACGTCCCCCGCATCGACGTCATTTCGACGACTG AGCTTTCTGATGGTAGCGTTTTGTTCCGATTTGGGGATGCAAGCGAGATGGCTAAGGAGAAAGTCGTAGAAGATAAAAAGAATAATAACAGTGTAGCAGATAATCATAGGGCTAGACGGAGCGAGAAATTGTCGAGAGACAACGTTGGAGTGGTTGATGATAGAGGGACATCTGAGCATTGCGATTCTGGAAAAGCTATTTCTACTACTCTTGAAGTGAAATTGGAAGCGGAGAACAGTTATGTGACTCTTCATGGGGGAAAGGAGAGCATGAAGAAGGAAGACATGCGTCCTTCTGTGGCTACCATGGAAGATGGTGATGCGGGCAATGTGATTGTAGAAATTCCAGAGTCAGATTCCGTTCATTCAGTGGATGTAATTGTTGAGACAGATAGAGTTGAGAGTTCCAAAAAG ATAGATGACAATGTGGCTCTTGCTTCAAGCTCATTAGATGAAATTACTGAAGGTAATGCAAATAGCAGCAGTACAAAGGCAGACGCTTCCATTTTGAATGCTGCTGAATTGCCAACCACTAGAGCTGATGTGAGCAG TagggaagaagaaaattttacaGCGACATTGTTCTTGTCTTCGGGTGCTGCTTCATTACGGCATTCCTCTGAG GCATTGACAGGTGGTGAGGATGCTTACTTTGTTACTCACCATAACTGGCTTGGGATTGCTGACGGAGCTGGTCAATGGTCGCTTGAAG GGATTAATGTTGCTGGCCTATTCACTCATGAGCTAATGAAGAACTGCGAAAAAATTGTGACCGATGACGACAACATTTCGATAAATGACCCAGTAGAAGCTCTTATGAAAAGTGTTGCAGTGACAGAGGCTCCTGGATCATCGACCGCATTGATTGCTTTTTTTAATGGTCAG GTTCTTCATGTGGCTAATATTGGAGACACGGGATTTATTATTGTAAGAAATGGCACTGTGGTTAAGAGGTCTTCTCCAATCCATCATGAGTTTAACTTTCCAGTACGGATTGAGAGTGGCGATGATCCTTCAGCAGTTGTAGAG GAAATAGCAGAATTCTTGGCTGCAGGAGCACAAGAGGTCGGTAGGTCCGCCAGTGTGAGGAGTCCGTTTGCGGATGCAGCCCAGGCTGCTGGGTATGCAGGGTACAGGGGTGGCAAGCTTGATAATGTTACTGTTATTGTGTCTTTGGTACAAAAGAAATCCGACTCTCACTTACA ACAGAAACTCCTCCATTTCTTTAAAGAAGATTATCTAGGAGAATTTCTAGGATAA
- the LOC119983548 gene encoding probable protein phosphatase 2C 71 isoform X1, which translates to MALVWLGSGLLRSGYEMEPFDQILHYVITNLILVLPAGRLLSDHSLHRMADPLFIFQRPFTINTFVFASFPFNSYPRQRRRPLRFLSVRNNHTSPPDVPRIDVISTTELSDGSVLFRFGDASEMAKEKVVEDKKNNNSVADNHRARRSEKLSRDNVGVVDDRGTSEHCDSGKAISTTLEVKLEAENSYVTLHGGKESMKKEDMRPSVATMEDGDAGNVIVEIPESDSVHSVDVIVETDRVESSKKIDDNVALASSSLDEITEGNANSSSTKADASILNAAELPTTRADVSSREEENFTATLFLSSGAASLRHSSEALTGGEDAYFVTHHNWLGIADGAGQWSLEGINVAGLFTHELMKNCEKIVTDDDNISINDPVEALMKSVAVTEAPGSSTALIAFFNGQVLHVANIGDTGFIIVRNGTVVKRSSPIHHEFNFPVRIESGDDPSAVVEEYKINLDEGDIIVTATDGLFDNLYEQEIASIVLRSLKICLKPQEIAEFLAAGAQEVGRSASVRSPFADAAQAAGYAGYRGGKLDNVTVIVSLVQKKSDSHLQQKLLHFFKEDYLGEFLG; encoded by the exons ATGGCGTTAGTTTGGTTAGGTTCGGGTCTTTTGAGATCCGGGTACGAAATGGAACCATTTGATCAAATACTACATTACGTCATTACCAACCTTATCCTCGTGCTCCCGGCCGGGAGGTTACTCTCTGATCACTCTCTGCATCGAATGGCCGATCCTCTTTTCATATTCCAGAGGCCTTTCACCATCAACACTTTCGTCTTCGCTTCCTTTCCCTTTAATTCCTATCCGAGACAACGCCGCCGTCCTCTCAGGTTCCTTTCCGTCCGAAACAATCACACGTCCCCGCCCGACGTCCCCCGCATCGACGTCATTTCGACGACTG AGCTTTCTGATGGTAGCGTTTTGTTCCGATTTGGGGATGCAAGCGAGATGGCTAAGGAGAAAGTCGTAGAAGATAAAAAGAATAATAACAGTGTAGCAGATAATCATAGGGCTAGACGGAGCGAGAAATTGTCGAGAGACAACGTTGGAGTGGTTGATGATAGAGGGACATCTGAGCATTGCGATTCTGGAAAAGCTATTTCTACTACTCTTGAAGTGAAATTGGAAGCGGAGAACAGTTATGTGACTCTTCATGGGGGAAAGGAGAGCATGAAGAAGGAAGACATGCGTCCTTCTGTGGCTACCATGGAAGATGGTGATGCGGGCAATGTGATTGTAGAAATTCCAGAGTCAGATTCCGTTCATTCAGTGGATGTAATTGTTGAGACAGATAGAGTTGAGAGTTCCAAAAAG ATAGATGACAATGTGGCTCTTGCTTCAAGCTCATTAGATGAAATTACTGAAGGTAATGCAAATAGCAGCAGTACAAAGGCAGACGCTTCCATTTTGAATGCTGCTGAATTGCCAACCACTAGAGCTGATGTGAGCAG TagggaagaagaaaattttacaGCGACATTGTTCTTGTCTTCGGGTGCTGCTTCATTACGGCATTCCTCTGAG GCATTGACAGGTGGTGAGGATGCTTACTTTGTTACTCACCATAACTGGCTTGGGATTGCTGACGGAGCTGGTCAATGGTCGCTTGAAG GGATTAATGTTGCTGGCCTATTCACTCATGAGCTAATGAAGAACTGCGAAAAAATTGTGACCGATGACGACAACATTTCGATAAATGACCCAGTAGAAGCTCTTATGAAAAGTGTTGCAGTGACAGAGGCTCCTGGATCATCGACCGCATTGATTGCTTTTTTTAATGGTCAG GTTCTTCATGTGGCTAATATTGGAGACACGGGATTTATTATTGTAAGAAATGGCACTGTGGTTAAGAGGTCTTCTCCAATCCATCATGAGTTTAACTTTCCAGTACGGATTGAGAGTGGCGATGATCCTTCAGCAGTTGTAGAG gaatacaaaataaatttggATGAGGGCGATATCATTGTCACTGCTACAGATGGTCTTTTTGACAATCTATATGAGCAAGAAATAGCGTCAATTGTATTGAGGTcattgaaaatttgtttgaaacCTCAG GAAATAGCAGAATTCTTGGCTGCAGGAGCACAAGAGGTCGGTAGGTCCGCCAGTGTGAGGAGTCCGTTTGCGGATGCAGCCCAGGCTGCTGGGTATGCAGGGTACAGGGGTGGCAAGCTTGATAATGTTACTGTTATTGTGTCTTTGGTACAAAAGAAATCCGACTCTCACTTACA ACAGAAACTCCTCCATTTCTTTAAAGAAGATTATCTAGGAGAATTTCTAGGATAA
- the LOC119983548 gene encoding probable protein phosphatase 2C 71 isoform X6 codes for MALVWLGSGLLRSGYEMEPFDQILHYVITNLILVLPAGRLLSDHSLHRMADPLFIFQRPFTINTFVFASFPFNSYPRQRRRPLRFLSVRNNHTSPPDVPRIDVISTTELSDGSVLFRFGDASEMAKEKVVEDKKNNNSVADNHRARRSEKLSRDNVGVVDDRGTSEHCDSGKAISTTLEVKLEAENSYVTLHGGKESMKKEDMRPSVATMEDGDAGNVIVEIPESDSVHSVDVIVETDRVESSKKIDDNVALASSSLDEITEGNANSSSTKADASILNAAELPTTRADVSSREEENFTATLFLSSGAASLRHSSEALTGGEDAYFVTHHNWLGIADGAGQWSLEGINVAGLFTHELMKNCEKIVTDDDNISINDPVEALMKSVAVTEAPGSSTALIAFFNGQVLHVANIGDTGFIIVRNGTVVKRSSPIHHEFNFPVRIESGDDPSAVVEEIAEFLAAGAQEVGRSASVRSPFADAAQAAGYAGYRGGKLDNVTVIVSLVQKKSDSHLQ; via the exons ATGGCGTTAGTTTGGTTAGGTTCGGGTCTTTTGAGATCCGGGTACGAAATGGAACCATTTGATCAAATACTACATTACGTCATTACCAACCTTATCCTCGTGCTCCCGGCCGGGAGGTTACTCTCTGATCACTCTCTGCATCGAATGGCCGATCCTCTTTTCATATTCCAGAGGCCTTTCACCATCAACACTTTCGTCTTCGCTTCCTTTCCCTTTAATTCCTATCCGAGACAACGCCGCCGTCCTCTCAGGTTCCTTTCCGTCCGAAACAATCACACGTCCCCGCCCGACGTCCCCCGCATCGACGTCATTTCGACGACTG AGCTTTCTGATGGTAGCGTTTTGTTCCGATTTGGGGATGCAAGCGAGATGGCTAAGGAGAAAGTCGTAGAAGATAAAAAGAATAATAACAGTGTAGCAGATAATCATAGGGCTAGACGGAGCGAGAAATTGTCGAGAGACAACGTTGGAGTGGTTGATGATAGAGGGACATCTGAGCATTGCGATTCTGGAAAAGCTATTTCTACTACTCTTGAAGTGAAATTGGAAGCGGAGAACAGTTATGTGACTCTTCATGGGGGAAAGGAGAGCATGAAGAAGGAAGACATGCGTCCTTCTGTGGCTACCATGGAAGATGGTGATGCGGGCAATGTGATTGTAGAAATTCCAGAGTCAGATTCCGTTCATTCAGTGGATGTAATTGTTGAGACAGATAGAGTTGAGAGTTCCAAAAAG ATAGATGACAATGTGGCTCTTGCTTCAAGCTCATTAGATGAAATTACTGAAGGTAATGCAAATAGCAGCAGTACAAAGGCAGACGCTTCCATTTTGAATGCTGCTGAATTGCCAACCACTAGAGCTGATGTGAGCAG TagggaagaagaaaattttacaGCGACATTGTTCTTGTCTTCGGGTGCTGCTTCATTACGGCATTCCTCTGAG GCATTGACAGGTGGTGAGGATGCTTACTTTGTTACTCACCATAACTGGCTTGGGATTGCTGACGGAGCTGGTCAATGGTCGCTTGAAG GGATTAATGTTGCTGGCCTATTCACTCATGAGCTAATGAAGAACTGCGAAAAAATTGTGACCGATGACGACAACATTTCGATAAATGACCCAGTAGAAGCTCTTATGAAAAGTGTTGCAGTGACAGAGGCTCCTGGATCATCGACCGCATTGATTGCTTTTTTTAATGGTCAG GTTCTTCATGTGGCTAATATTGGAGACACGGGATTTATTATTGTAAGAAATGGCACTGTGGTTAAGAGGTCTTCTCCAATCCATCATGAGTTTAACTTTCCAGTACGGATTGAGAGTGGCGATGATCCTTCAGCAGTTGTAGAG GAAATAGCAGAATTCTTGGCTGCAGGAGCACAAGAGGTCGGTAGGTCCGCCAGTGTGAGGAGTCCGTTTGCGGATGCAGCCCAGGCTGCTGGGTATGCAGGGTACAGGGGTGGCAAGCTTGATAATGTTACTGTTATTGTGTCTTTGGTACAAAAGAAATCCGACTCTCACTTACA GTAG
- the LOC119983548 gene encoding probable protein phosphatase 2C 71 isoform X3, with translation MALVWLGSGLLRSGYEMEPFDQILHYVITNLILVLPAGRLLSDHSLHRMADPLFIFQRPFTINTFVFASFPFNSYPRQRRRPLRFLSVRNNHTSPPDVPRIDVISTTELSDGSVLFRFGDASEMAKEKVVEDKKNNNSVADNHRARRSEKLSRDNVGVVDDRGTSEHCDSGKAISTTLEVKLEAENSYVTLHGGKESMKKEDMRPSVATMEDGDAGNVIVEIPESDSVHSVDVIVETDRVESSKKIDDNVALASSSLDEITEGNANSSSTKADASILNAAELPTTRADVSSREEENFTATLFLSSGAASLRHSSEALTGGEDAYFVTHHNWLGIADGAGQWSLEGINVAGLFTHELMKNCEKIVTDDDNISINDPVEALMKSVAVTEAPGSSTALIAFFNGQVLHVANIGDTGFIIVRNGTVVKRSSPIHHEFNFPVRIESGDDPSAVVEEYKINLDEGDIIVTATDGLFDNLYEQEIASIVLRSLKICLKPQEIAEFLAAGAQEVGRSASVRSPFADAAQAAGYAGYRGGKLDNVTVIVSLVQKKSDSHLQR, from the exons ATGGCGTTAGTTTGGTTAGGTTCGGGTCTTTTGAGATCCGGGTACGAAATGGAACCATTTGATCAAATACTACATTACGTCATTACCAACCTTATCCTCGTGCTCCCGGCCGGGAGGTTACTCTCTGATCACTCTCTGCATCGAATGGCCGATCCTCTTTTCATATTCCAGAGGCCTTTCACCATCAACACTTTCGTCTTCGCTTCCTTTCCCTTTAATTCCTATCCGAGACAACGCCGCCGTCCTCTCAGGTTCCTTTCCGTCCGAAACAATCACACGTCCCCGCCCGACGTCCCCCGCATCGACGTCATTTCGACGACTG AGCTTTCTGATGGTAGCGTTTTGTTCCGATTTGGGGATGCAAGCGAGATGGCTAAGGAGAAAGTCGTAGAAGATAAAAAGAATAATAACAGTGTAGCAGATAATCATAGGGCTAGACGGAGCGAGAAATTGTCGAGAGACAACGTTGGAGTGGTTGATGATAGAGGGACATCTGAGCATTGCGATTCTGGAAAAGCTATTTCTACTACTCTTGAAGTGAAATTGGAAGCGGAGAACAGTTATGTGACTCTTCATGGGGGAAAGGAGAGCATGAAGAAGGAAGACATGCGTCCTTCTGTGGCTACCATGGAAGATGGTGATGCGGGCAATGTGATTGTAGAAATTCCAGAGTCAGATTCCGTTCATTCAGTGGATGTAATTGTTGAGACAGATAGAGTTGAGAGTTCCAAAAAG ATAGATGACAATGTGGCTCTTGCTTCAAGCTCATTAGATGAAATTACTGAAGGTAATGCAAATAGCAGCAGTACAAAGGCAGACGCTTCCATTTTGAATGCTGCTGAATTGCCAACCACTAGAGCTGATGTGAGCAG TagggaagaagaaaattttacaGCGACATTGTTCTTGTCTTCGGGTGCTGCTTCATTACGGCATTCCTCTGAG GCATTGACAGGTGGTGAGGATGCTTACTTTGTTACTCACCATAACTGGCTTGGGATTGCTGACGGAGCTGGTCAATGGTCGCTTGAAG GGATTAATGTTGCTGGCCTATTCACTCATGAGCTAATGAAGAACTGCGAAAAAATTGTGACCGATGACGACAACATTTCGATAAATGACCCAGTAGAAGCTCTTATGAAAAGTGTTGCAGTGACAGAGGCTCCTGGATCATCGACCGCATTGATTGCTTTTTTTAATGGTCAG GTTCTTCATGTGGCTAATATTGGAGACACGGGATTTATTATTGTAAGAAATGGCACTGTGGTTAAGAGGTCTTCTCCAATCCATCATGAGTTTAACTTTCCAGTACGGATTGAGAGTGGCGATGATCCTTCAGCAGTTGTAGAG gaatacaaaataaatttggATGAGGGCGATATCATTGTCACTGCTACAGATGGTCTTTTTGACAATCTATATGAGCAAGAAATAGCGTCAATTGTATTGAGGTcattgaaaatttgtttgaaacCTCAG GAAATAGCAGAATTCTTGGCTGCAGGAGCACAAGAGGTCGGTAGGTCCGCCAGTGTGAGGAGTCCGTTTGCGGATGCAGCCCAGGCTGCTGGGTATGCAGGGTACAGGGGTGGCAAGCTTGATAATGTTACTGTTATTGTGTCTTTGGTACAAAAGAAATCCGACTCTCACTTACA AAGGTAG